The DNA region CGCTGGAGCCTGCGCAGGGCTCGGCATGATGTTTGTGATCCTTCTCGCCATCGAGGTCGTCTCGATCGGGTCGATAGCGTGAGGATGGGGGCCGAAGCATGACCGATCAGGGGAAGATCAACCGCGAAGGCGCACGGCCAGCATCGCTGTTCGAGCGCGCTGACGCTACGTTCGGGCTAGGCCCGGTGCGCACCCCGCCAGTGCCGCCGGTTCCGCCGGTGCCCGAAGCACTGCGCCGCGCGCCTGCTCCGCAGCCCGTCTCGGAAGCGCCCATCGCGCCGCAGCCTGTGGCTTTCGCCAAGCCCGAGCCTGCCGCAACGCCCGCTGCGCCTCAGCCCGAAGCGCCGCGCGCTGTCGCCTTTGGCGGGCCAATGGTCCACATCGACCGCGAGCATCTGCGCGATGGCGGACTGATCGTGCCGGAAGACCCGGTGACCGGCCTTCTCGAAGAGTTCCGCATCGTCAAGCGTGAGCTGCTCGCCGATGCTCGTGCCGGGGCTAGCGCACTCGCCCGCCGCATTCTCGTGTGTTCGCCCCATCCGGGTGAGGGCAAGACCTATTGCGCCACCAACCTCGCCATCGCGCTCGCCGCCGAGCGCGGGCTTGAGGTGCTGCTGGTCGATGCCGATGTGGTGAAGCCTTCGGTGGCGCTGCGCCTCGGGATCGATGTTGAGCAAGGCCTGATGGATGCGCTCGCCGATCCGTCTATCCGGCCAGAAAGCCTTGTGATCCGCACCGATATCGAAGGCCTGTTCGTCCTGCCCGCGGGCACGGCGACTTCGCTCGATGCCGAATACCTGGCCAGTGCGCGCACCGGCGAAGTGCTCGACCGGCTGACGCAGGGTGCGCCGGACCGGATCGTGATTTTCGACACCCCGCCTGCGCTCGCCGCCTCGCCCGCCGCCGAATTGGCCCAGCACGTCGGGCAAGCGCTGCTGGTGGTGCGCGCCGATGAGACCAGTCGCGCCGCTCTGGAAGACGCGCAGCAGCTGCTGTCGGCCTGCGGCGACATCAAACTGCTTCTGAATGCCGCGCGCTACAGCCCTTCGGGGCGGCGCTTCGGCACCTATGGCACCAAGGGGAAATGAAGATGCGTGCCCGCCCATTCGCAGCCGCATGGCTGGCTGTCGGCCTCGTCGCCGCAGCCGCCTCTCCGGCTTATGCTCAGTCTCAGGGCCAGGGATCCGGCCAAGGACAAGGTCAAGGTCAGGGTGGCGACACCCCCGGCCAGCGCGGCAACCGCGTGGTCCAGCCCTATATCGAGGTTGGGCAGATCGTCTCGGCTGAGATCAGCCCCGGCAATGATGTCGTCACCTTCACGCAAGTTGCGGTGGGCGTGGACATCAACGTGCAGGGCCGCAACAGCGGCGCGGCGGTCTCGCTGCGTTATGAACGCAACATCGGCTACGGCGATGACAGCGTCGACACCAACACCATCAGCGGGGTCGCACGCGGCACGCTGGCGCTGGTGCCGAACACGCTGAGCCTTGAAGCGGGCGCGCTTGCCTCGCGCAGCCGGATCGACGCGGGCGGCGGCACCACCGCCAACCCACTGGCGCGTGAAGATGCCGAAAGCCGGATCTACAGTTTCTATGCAGGGCCAAGCCTCAACACCCGCGTCGGCGATGTCGATGTGCAGGGCGTGGCGCGGGTCGGGTACAACCGCTTCGAGGCCGATGATGCGCTGGTAACGCAAGCGGGCAACACCATCGATGTGTTCGATGACAGCGTGACCTACCTAGGCCAGCTGCGCGCCGGGGTTAGTCCTGGCGAGGTTCTGCCGGTGGGTCTGGCGGTCACGGCAGGCGGTTTTCAGGAAGATATCGGCAATCTCGATCAGCGGGTCCGCGATCTGTTCGTTCGCGGTGATGTGACCCTGCCGGTGTCGCGCACGCTCGCTCTCGTGGCGGGTGCGGGTTACGAGGACGTCGAGATTTCGAGCCGCGATGCGCTGCGCGATGCCAATGGCGTGCCGGTGATTGGCTCCGATGGCCGCTTTGTCACCGATCCCAATGCCCCGCGCCGGATCGCCTTCGATGTCGACGGCCTGCTGTGGGATGTCGGCGTGCTGTGGCGGCCGTCCTCGCGCACCAGCCTTCAGGCTTCGGTCGGGCGGCGGTACGACTCCACCACCTATTACGGAACCTTCACCTACGTCCCCAGCCAGCGCAGCGCCTTTGCCGTGTCGGCCTATGACGGGGTGAGCGGCGTCGGCGGCACGCTCAACAATGCGCTGGCGGGCCTTTCGAGCGACTTCGAAGCGATCCGCAACCCGGTAACGGGTGATTTCGGCGGGCTGGTGAGCGGCACTGAAGGTCAGGCGCTGATCGGCGGCGTCGGCTCGACCCGCTCGGCAGCGTTCCGTGGGCGCGGCGTGCGGGCTTCGTATCAGCGCACGATGGGCCGCACCGTGGCGGCACTCGGCGCGGGCTATGACCGGCGCACCTTCATCGCTGCGGCCGGGACGGTGCTCGCACCGGTGAACGGGCTGACGGACGAAAGCTACTACGTGATCGGCGGTCTCACCCGCCAGATCGGGCAGGACGCGAACATAACCACCAATGCCTACGTCAACTGGTTCAACGCGGCCGGTAACAACAACGACGTGACGGCGATGGGCGCTTCGGCGGCCTACAACCAGTCAATCACCCAGCGGCTTGTGGGCCGGGCAGCGATCGCGGTCGATTACTTCGACAGCGAATTCACCGCTCAGGACTTCGCCTTTGCCACCGCGCTGGTTGGCCTGCGCTACAATTTCTGACGGGATAAGCGGCTCATGTACGAACAATTCTACGGCTTCAGCGGGCGACCCTTCCAACTCACCCCCGACCCGCAGTTCTATTTCGAGAGCACCAGCCACAAGAAGGCGATGAGCTATCTTGGCTATGGCCTGGCGCAGGGTGAGGGCTTCATCGTCATCACCGGTGAGGTCGGCGCGGGCAAGTCGACGCTGGTCGCCCATCTGATGGAGCGGATTGATCCGGCGGCGCTGACGGTGGCGCAGGTCGTGACCTCCGCGCTCGATGGGGCCGAGGTGGTCCATGTGGTGGCGCAGGCGTTTGGTCTTCACGTCGAAGGGCAGGACAAGGCCGGGGCGCTGGGCGCGATCGAACGCTTCCTCCAGGACGAAGCGCGCGCTGGTCGCCGCTGCCTGCTGGTGGTCGACGAGTGCCAGAACCTTGAACTGACCGCGCTGGAAGAGCTGCGGATGCTTTCCAACTTCCAGCTCGGCGCGCATCCTTTGCTGCAAAGCCTGCTGCTCGGCCAGCCCGAGTTCCGTCGCATGGTGGCGCATCATCCGGGGCTGGAACAGCTGCGCCAGCGGATCATCGCCTCACACCACCTCGAAGCGCTGGATGCCGGCGAAGTCGAACATTACGTGCGCCACCGGCTCGGCCATGTCGGGTGGGACAATCGCCCGATGTTCGATGCTGGGCTGCTCGAAAGCCTCTATCGCCACACCGGCGGGATTCCGCGCCGGGTCAATCAGGTGATGAACCGTCTGTTGCTGCTGGGCGCTATTGAGGAATGCGATACGCTAAGCCTCGCCATGCTCGACGATGTGATCGCCGAAATGGCGGAGGACCAGAACCGCGGCGCGCGCGGCGCGAGCGATCTGCGCTCCGCGCCTGCCGCTGCGCCTCAGCAAGCCGCTCCGGTCGCGCAGGGCAGCCTGCCTGCGACCGAAGTCGCTGCGCTGCTGGCCGAACGTGACGCCCGCACCGCAGAGCTTGAAGCCGCGATCAGCGAATTGCAGGCCGCCGGGATGGGCCAGGGTGCCGACGGCGAGGCGCTTTCGCCCGAGGAAGCCCACATCGCCGAGGCCCGCTTTGCCACCGCGCTCGAGCGGATCGAGGCGCGGCTCGAGGAGCAGGAGCAATCCTTCCGCCATGTGCTCACCATGCTGATCGAGTGGCTTGAGGAAGACCCGTCGCGCGAGGCGGCGTAACGCCATGAACGCCCCCTTTCAGCCTCTCTCTGAACGGCTTGCAACCGGCGCCAGTCTTGGCGCTGCGCAGGGCATCGTGAACGGCCTGTCGGTCGATGTCGAAGACTGGTTCCAGGTCGGCGCTTTCGAGAACGTCATCGCGCGCGGCGAGTGGGATAGCATCAAGACCCGCGTGGAGGACAATGTCTACCGCGTGATCGATCTGTTCGCCGAAGCCGATGTCAGCGCGACGTTCTTCACGCTGGGCTGGGTGGCCAAGCGCCACCCTAACATGATCCGCCGCATCGCCGACGCAGGCCATGAACTCGCCAGCCACGGCTATGACCATGCGCGGGTGTTCACCATGGACCGCCCGGGCTTTGCCGAGGACATCCGCAAGGCGCGCACCATCATTGAGGATTGTTCGGGCGTGGCGGTCACCGGCTACCGCGCGCCGAGCTTCTCGATCGACAGCCGCACCCCTTGGGCCTTCGCCGAACTGGCCGAACAGGGTTACGCCTATTCCTCCAGTGTCGCCCCGGTGGCGCATGATCACTATGGCTGGCCCGAAGCGCCGCGCTTTGCCTTCAAGCCACTGCCATGGTCGCCGATGATCGAACTGCCGGTGACCACCGCGATGCTGGGCGGGCGGCGGGTGGCGGCTGGCGGGGGCGGGTTCTTCCGGGTGCTGCCTTACGCCTTCTCGCGCTGGGCGATCCGGCAGGTCAACCGCTCCGAAGGCCGCCCGGCGGTGTTCTATTTCCACCCGTGGGAGGTCGATCCCGATCAGCCGCGCGTCGATCATGCACCGCTGCGGTCGCGCTTCCGGCACTATACGGGCCTCGGCAAGATGGCGGGCAAGCTGCGCGAATT from uncultured Erythrobacter sp. includes:
- a CDS encoding AAA family ATPase; amino-acid sequence: MTDQGKINREGARPASLFERADATFGLGPVRTPPVPPVPPVPEALRRAPAPQPVSEAPIAPQPVAFAKPEPAATPAAPQPEAPRAVAFGGPMVHIDREHLRDGGLIVPEDPVTGLLEEFRIVKRELLADARAGASALARRILVCSPHPGEGKTYCATNLAIALAAERGLEVLLVDADVVKPSVALRLGIDVEQGLMDALADPSIRPESLVIRTDIEGLFVLPAGTATSLDAEYLASARTGEVLDRLTQGAPDRIVIFDTPPALAASPAAELAQHVGQALLVVRADETSRAALEDAQQLLSACGDIKLLLNAARYSPSGRRFGTYGTKGK
- a CDS encoding preprotein translocase subunit YajC, encoding MRARPFAAAWLAVGLVAAAASPAYAQSQGQGSGQGQGQGQGGDTPGQRGNRVVQPYIEVGQIVSAEISPGNDVVTFTQVAVGVDINVQGRNSGAAVSLRYERNIGYGDDSVDTNTISGVARGTLALVPNTLSLEAGALASRSRIDAGGGTTANPLAREDAESRIYSFYAGPSLNTRVGDVDVQGVARVGYNRFEADDALVTQAGNTIDVFDDSVTYLGQLRAGVSPGEVLPVGLAVTAGGFQEDIGNLDQRVRDLFVRGDVTLPVSRTLALVAGAGYEDVEISSRDALRDANGVPVIGSDGRFVTDPNAPRRIAFDVDGLLWDVGVLWRPSSRTSLQASVGRRYDSTTYYGTFTYVPSQRSAFAVSAYDGVSGVGGTLNNALAGLSSDFEAIRNPVTGDFGGLVSGTEGQALIGGVGSTRSAAFRGRGVRASYQRTMGRTVAALGAGYDRRTFIAAAGTVLAPVNGLTDESYYVIGGLTRQIGQDANITTNAYVNWFNAAGNNNDVTAMGASAAYNQSITQRLVGRAAIAVDYFDSEFTAQDFAFATALVGLRYNF
- a CDS encoding XrtA/PEP-CTERM system-associated ATPase, whose protein sequence is MYEQFYGFSGRPFQLTPDPQFYFESTSHKKAMSYLGYGLAQGEGFIVITGEVGAGKSTLVAHLMERIDPAALTVAQVVTSALDGAEVVHVVAQAFGLHVEGQDKAGALGAIERFLQDEARAGRRCLLVVDECQNLELTALEELRMLSNFQLGAHPLLQSLLLGQPEFRRMVAHHPGLEQLRQRIIASHHLEALDAGEVEHYVRHRLGHVGWDNRPMFDAGLLESLYRHTGGIPRRVNQVMNRLLLLGAIEECDTLSLAMLDDVIAEMAEDQNRGARGASDLRSAPAAAPQQAAPVAQGSLPATEVAALLAERDARTAELEAAISELQAAGMGQGADGEALSPEEAHIAEARFATALERIEARLEEQEQSFRHVLTMLIEWLEEDPSREAA
- a CDS encoding XrtA system polysaccharide deacetylase; this encodes MNAPFQPLSERLATGASLGAAQGIVNGLSVDVEDWFQVGAFENVIARGEWDSIKTRVEDNVYRVIDLFAEADVSATFFTLGWVAKRHPNMIRRIADAGHELASHGYDHARVFTMDRPGFAEDIRKARTIIEDCSGVAVTGYRAPSFSIDSRTPWAFAELAEQGYAYSSSVAPVAHDHYGWPEAPRFAFKPLPWSPMIELPVTTAMLGGRRVAAGGGGFFRVLPYAFSRWAIRQVNRSEGRPAVFYFHPWEVDPDQPRVDHAPLRSRFRHYTGLGKMAGKLRELVHDFRWGRMDLVAHREAARAEDLDLPSPDAATADIAA